One Streptomyces sp. NBC_01217 genomic region harbors:
- a CDS encoding mechanosensitive ion channel family protein, which produces MFLSALLAAAPSPGPGGSLDEAAEQAGNAAGWVEENWSTWLNTGLRIVLIAAIAVVLRIAIRRALTKLIDRMNRSAQAVEGTALGGLLVNAERRRQRSEAIGSVLRSVASFLILGTAALMILGAFQINLAPLLASAGVAGVALGFGARNLVTDFLSGVFMILEDQYGVGDNVDAGVASGEVIEVGLRVTKLRGDNGEIWYVRNGEVKRIGNLSQGWSTAGVDVTVRPTENLDKVRTVITEAAATMTKEDPWNERLWGPVEILGLDSVLLDSMTVRVSAKTMPGKALGVERELRWRIKRSFDEAGIRIVGGVPLQPEEPSAADATAAVAAPSAYASTTSPQSLATTPITPPPNLSK; this is translated from the coding sequence GTGTTCCTGTCCGCCCTGTTGGCCGCAGCTCCGTCGCCCGGGCCAGGTGGCTCGCTGGACGAGGCCGCCGAGCAGGCCGGCAACGCCGCGGGCTGGGTGGAGGAGAACTGGTCCACCTGGCTGAACACCGGTCTGCGCATCGTGCTCATCGCCGCGATCGCGGTCGTGTTGCGCATCGCGATCCGCCGTGCTCTCACCAAGCTCATCGACCGGATGAACCGCAGCGCCCAGGCGGTGGAGGGCACCGCGCTCGGCGGGCTGCTGGTCAATGCGGAACGCCGCCGTCAGCGCTCCGAGGCGATCGGCTCCGTACTCCGCTCGGTCGCCTCCTTCCTGATCCTCGGCACCGCGGCGCTGATGATCCTGGGCGCGTTCCAGATCAATCTGGCCCCACTGCTGGCCTCCGCCGGTGTGGCCGGTGTGGCGCTCGGTTTCGGTGCGCGCAATCTGGTCACCGACTTCCTCTCCGGTGTCTTCATGATCCTGGAGGACCAGTACGGCGTGGGCGACAACGTCGACGCGGGCGTCGCCTCCGGCGAGGTCATCGAGGTCGGCCTGCGGGTCACCAAGCTGCGCGGCGACAACGGCGAGATCTGGTACGTCCGCAACGGCGAGGTGAAGCGGATCGGCAACCTCAGCCAGGGCTGGTCGACGGCCGGCGTCGATGTGACGGTGCGCCCCACGGAGAACCTCGACAAGGTCCGTACGGTGATCACCGAGGCCGCGGCGACTATGACCAAGGAGGACCCCTGGAACGAGCGCCTGTGGGGCCCCGTGGAGATCCTGGGACTGGACTCCGTGCTGCTGGACTCCATGACGGTCCGGGTGAGCGCGAAGACGATGCCGGGCAAGGCGCTGGGCGTGGAGCGCGAGCTGCGCTGGCGGATCAAGCGGTCCTTCGACGAGGCGGGCATCCGCATCGTCGGCGGCGTCCCCCTCCAGCCGGAGGAGCCCTCCGCGGCCGACGCGACGGCCGCCGTGGCCGCCCCCTCGGCGTACGCCTCGACGACGTCCCCCCAGTCCCTGGCCACGACCCCGATCACCCCGCCGCCGAACCTGTCGAAGTAG
- a CDS encoding carbohydrate ABC transporter permease, which yields MAQALDTLKAAGPAPDPVTPAERTARRKTLLHWIAVHSLGVAAALFFVLPFVFLLLTSLMSDQQALTRDLWPHPFEWSNYRKVFDTPGFLTWWKNTLLYAGLGTVLTVVSSLPVAYALAKFRFRGRHLSLMLVISMMMLPPQVVVIPMYLFWAKQLDMSGTLWPLIIPMAFGDAFSIFLLRQFLLTIPNEYLDAARVDGCGELRTLLKVVVPMARPGIAAVALFQFFYAWNDYFGPQIYASENPAAWTLSYGLESFKGAHHTDWNLTMAATVLVMAPVILVFFFAQKAFVEGVTLTGVKG from the coding sequence GTGGCGCAGGCTCTCGACACCCTCAAGGCGGCCGGCCCCGCGCCCGACCCGGTCACCCCGGCCGAGCGCACGGCCCGCCGCAAGACGCTGCTGCACTGGATCGCCGTGCACTCGCTCGGCGTCGCCGCCGCGCTCTTCTTCGTGCTGCCGTTCGTCTTCCTCCTGCTCACCTCGCTGATGAGCGACCAGCAGGCGCTGACCCGCGATCTGTGGCCTCACCCCTTCGAGTGGAGCAACTACAGGAAGGTGTTCGACACCCCGGGCTTTCTGACCTGGTGGAAGAACACCCTGCTGTACGCGGGCCTCGGCACCGTCCTCACGGTCGTGTCGTCGCTGCCCGTGGCGTACGCGCTCGCCAAGTTCCGCTTCCGCGGGCGGCATCTGTCGCTGATGCTCGTCATCTCGATGATGATGCTGCCGCCGCAGGTCGTCGTCATCCCGATGTATCTGTTCTGGGCGAAGCAGCTGGACATGTCCGGCACGCTCTGGCCGCTGATCATCCCGATGGCCTTCGGTGACGCGTTCTCCATCTTCCTGCTGCGGCAGTTCCTGCTGACCATCCCGAACGAGTACCTCGACGCGGCGAGGGTCGACGGCTGCGGCGAACTGCGCACCCTGCTCAAGGTCGTGGTGCCGATGGCCAGACCGGGCATCGCCGCCGTCGCGCTCTTCCAGTTCTTCTACGCCTGGAACGACTACTTCGGACCGCAGATCTACGCCTCCGAGAACCCGGCCGCCTGGACGCTCAGTTACGGCCTGGAATCCTTCAAGGGCGCACACCACACCGACTGGAACCTGACCATGGCCGCGACCGTACTGGTCATGGCCCCTGTGATCCTCGTCTTCTTCTTCGCTCAAAAGGCTTTTGTCGAGGGCGTCACACTGACCGGAGTAAAGGGCTGA
- a CDS encoding carbohydrate ABC transporter permease — protein sequence MSPWLIGFGVFFAYPLISTLYFSFTSYDGFAAPEFSGLKNWSYVFTDYPLFWPALRNTLWLVVVMVTCRVVFGLGVGMLITRIKTGTGVFRTLFYLPYLAPPVAATLGFVFLLNPGTGPVNSILGDLGLPTPGWFTDAAWSKPALTALAVWGVGDLMVIFMAALLDVPKEQYEAAELDGATAFQRFRFVTLPNISPIVMFAVVTGIIQTMQYYTQPLVAGKVASGVMGGSGQQFEPGYPDKSTLTLPQLVYNLGFQRFDYGSACVVALVLFVLAMAFTALLMRRRSGLIQAGE from the coding sequence ATGTCGCCGTGGCTGATCGGGTTCGGCGTCTTCTTCGCCTATCCGCTGATCTCCACGCTCTACTTCTCCTTCACCAGCTACGACGGTTTCGCGGCCCCGGAATTCAGCGGGCTGAAGAACTGGTCGTACGTCTTCACCGACTACCCGCTGTTCTGGCCCGCGCTGCGCAACACGCTCTGGCTGGTCGTGGTCATGGTGACCTGCCGGGTGGTGTTCGGGCTCGGTGTCGGGATGCTGATCACCAGGATCAAGACAGGTACGGGGGTCTTCCGCACCCTGTTCTATCTGCCGTATCTGGCCCCGCCGGTCGCGGCGACCCTCGGCTTCGTCTTCCTGCTCAACCCGGGGACGGGGCCGGTCAATTCGATCCTCGGCGATCTGGGGCTGCCCACGCCGGGCTGGTTCACCGACGCCGCCTGGTCCAAACCGGCGCTGACCGCGCTCGCGGTGTGGGGGGTGGGCGACCTGATGGTGATCTTCATGGCCGCGCTGCTCGACGTACCGAAGGAGCAGTACGAGGCGGCGGAGCTGGACGGGGCGACCGCGTTCCAGCGGTTCCGCTTCGTCACCCTGCCGAACATCTCGCCGATCGTGATGTTCGCCGTGGTCACCGGGATCATCCAGACGATGCAGTACTACACCCAGCCGCTCGTGGCGGGGAAGGTCGCCTCGGGCGTGATGGGCGGCTCCGGGCAGCAGTTCGAACCGGGCTATCCCGACAAGTCGACACTGACGCTTCCGCAGCTCGTCTACAACCTCGGCTTCCAGCGCTTCGACTACGGCTCCGCCTGCGTGGTCGCGCTCGTTCTCTTCGTCCTCGCGATGGCGTTCACCGCACTGCTGATGCGGCGTCGCAGCGGGCTGATCCAGGCAGGTGAGTGA
- a CDS encoding HNH endonuclease has protein sequence MPHVLVLNASYEPLGVVPLRRALVLVLENKAICLEESGAFMHSATRAVPAPSVVRLKRFVRVPYRGPVPLTRRALFARDGGRCMYCGATATSVDHVIPRSRGGQHAWDNVVAACRRCNHVKADRHLPELGWRLHQQPAPPTGLAWRIIGTGHRDPRWLPYLQPFGADDAMARIDGISA, from the coding sequence GTGCCGCATGTCCTGGTTCTCAATGCGTCGTACGAGCCGCTCGGCGTCGTACCGCTCCGCCGCGCGCTCGTCCTCGTACTCGAAAACAAGGCCATCTGTCTTGAGGAGTCCGGCGCCTTCATGCACAGTGCCACCCGGGCCGTCCCGGCCCCCAGCGTCGTCCGTCTGAAACGTTTCGTACGGGTTCCCTACCGGGGGCCCGTACCACTCACCCGAAGAGCGCTCTTCGCCCGGGACGGAGGGCGCTGCATGTACTGCGGCGCCACCGCGACCAGCGTCGACCATGTCATTCCGCGCAGCCGCGGTGGACAGCACGCCTGGGACAACGTGGTGGCCGCCTGCCGCCGCTGCAACCACGTCAAGGCGGACCGGCACCTGCCGGAGCTCGGCTGGCGGCTGCACCAGCAGCCCGCCCCGCCGACGGGCCTGGCCTGGCGCATCATCGGGACGGGACACCGCGACCCGCGCTGGCTGCCGTACTTGCAACCGTTCGGCGCGGACGACGCGATGGCCCGGATCGACGGCATCTCAGCCTGA
- a CDS encoding ABC transporter substrate-binding protein, whose product MSGNRRKTAAALAATAAISLFASACTGQSNSGASDDASKETTINFWHGWSAPNEVKAIQATVDAFEKAHPNIHVKVVGNMTDDKINQALRAGGSKAPDVVSSFTTNNVGKFCSSKAFVDLNPFLKKDGIDADKTFPKAMNEYTQFDGVRCTVPLLGDAYGLYYNKDAFEAAGITAPPKTWSELAADAKKLTKTKGDSYQQLGFMPNYHGYESTTEHYLGGWNPTYFDTDGKSNIAKDPAFASMLTTQKKLVDDLGGYEKLEKYRTSFGDEWGAKHPFHTGQVAMQLDGEWRLGMAEDTKPGFEIGVAPMPVADDEADTYGKGYLTGTIAGIASTSKKQNASWELVKFMTTDTDAVVDFANAIHNVPSTLDALKSPKLKYDPRFKTFLDIAANPDSTTTPPSVNGGAYLVSLQNLGFDIEKGKQTDIKAGLEKTAAEIDAAIAQAK is encoded by the coding sequence ATGTCCGGAAACCGCCGGAAGACGGCCGCCGCGCTCGCCGCGACCGCCGCGATATCGCTGTTCGCCTCCGCCTGTACGGGCCAGAGCAACTCCGGTGCCAGTGATGACGCGTCCAAGGAGACGACCATCAACTTCTGGCACGGCTGGAGCGCCCCGAACGAGGTCAAGGCGATCCAGGCCACGGTCGACGCCTTCGAGAAGGCGCACCCCAACATCCATGTGAAGGTCGTCGGTAACATGACCGACGACAAGATCAACCAGGCGCTGCGGGCGGGCGGTTCGAAGGCCCCGGACGTCGTGTCGTCCTTCACCACGAACAATGTCGGCAAGTTCTGCTCGTCGAAGGCGTTCGTCGACCTCAACCCCTTCCTGAAGAAGGACGGGATCGACGCGGACAAGACCTTCCCCAAGGCGATGAACGAGTACACGCAGTTCGACGGTGTGCGCTGCACCGTGCCGCTGCTCGGTGACGCGTACGGGCTGTACTACAACAAGGACGCGTTCGAGGCCGCCGGGATCACCGCCCCGCCGAAGACCTGGTCGGAACTGGCCGCGGACGCCAAGAAGCTGACGAAGACCAAGGGTGACTCGTACCAGCAGCTCGGATTCATGCCGAACTACCACGGCTACGAGTCGACGACCGAGCACTACCTCGGCGGCTGGAACCCCACGTACTTCGACACGGACGGCAAGTCGAACATCGCCAAGGACCCGGCGTTCGCCTCCATGCTCACCACCCAGAAGAAGCTGGTCGACGACCTGGGCGGCTACGAGAAGCTGGAGAAGTACCGCACCTCGTTCGGTGACGAGTGGGGCGCCAAGCACCCGTTCCACACAGGCCAGGTGGCCATGCAACTGGACGGCGAGTGGCGGCTCGGCATGGCCGAGGACACCAAGCCGGGCTTCGAGATCGGGGTGGCCCCGATGCCCGTCGCCGACGACGAGGCCGACACCTACGGCAAGGGCTATCTGACGGGCACCATCGCCGGTATCGCGTCCACGTCGAAGAAGCAGAACGCGTCCTGGGAGCTGGTGAAGTTCATGACGACCGACACCGACGCGGTGGTCGACTTCGCCAACGCCATCCACAACGTGCCGTCCACGCTGGACGCGCTGAAGTCGCCGAAGCTGAAGTACGACCCGCGGTTCAAGACGTTCCTGGACATCGCCGCGAACCCGGACAGCACCACCACCCCGCCCTCGGTGAACGGCGGCGCGTACCTGGTGTCCCTGCAGAACCTCGGATTCGACATCGAGAAGGGCAAGCAGACGGACATCAAGGCCGGTCTGGAGAAGACCGCCGCGGAGATCGACGCGGCGATCGCCCAGGCGAAGTAG
- a CDS encoding ROK family transcriptional regulator: MAGTTPGTPRVLRAMNDRAALDLLLEHGPLPRTRIGKLTGLSKPTASQLLARLEAAGLVVATGTVAGRPGPNAQLYAVNARAAHVAGLDVNAQRIVAAVADVTGETVGEFELRTPGRRADSVVRQVAEALDGAVKDAGLTRADVHRVVIGTPGAFDPGTGRLRYASHLPGWHSPTLLDELAAFLPMPVEYENDVNLVAVAEQRLGAARGHDDFVLLWNEEGLGAALVINGRLHRGFTGGAGEVGFLPVPGVPLVRQVTKANAGGFQELAGAQVLSRLARELGIDDELSRGSGTHHEVAARLVARAAEAAESGEDGPYSRLLDLFATGLATGLASMVAVLDPELVVLSGELIAVGGEPLRGRVESELIELAASRPRLIVGDVTHRPVLRGALESALATTRDEVFDTSR, translated from the coding sequence GTGGCCGGAACCACACCGGGTACCCCCCGCGTTCTGCGGGCCATGAACGACCGGGCCGCCCTCGATCTGCTGCTGGAGCACGGGCCCCTGCCGCGGACCAGGATCGGAAAGCTGACCGGGCTCTCCAAGCCCACCGCCTCGCAGCTGCTGGCGCGGCTGGAGGCGGCCGGGCTGGTTGTCGCCACCGGGACCGTGGCCGGGCGGCCGGGGCCCAATGCGCAGCTGTACGCGGTGAACGCGCGGGCCGCCCATGTCGCTGGGCTGGATGTGAACGCCCAGCGGATCGTCGCCGCCGTCGCCGATGTGACCGGTGAGACGGTCGGGGAGTTCGAGCTGCGCACCCCGGGGCGGCGTGCCGACTCCGTGGTGCGGCAGGTGGCGGAGGCGCTGGACGGGGCGGTAAAGGACGCCGGGCTGACCCGCGCCGATGTGCACCGGGTCGTCATCGGGACGCCGGGGGCCTTCGACCCCGGTACCGGGCGGCTGCGGTACGCCTCGCACCTGCCCGGCTGGCACTCCCCCACCCTGCTGGACGAGCTGGCCGCCTTTCTGCCGATGCCGGTCGAGTACGAGAACGACGTGAACCTCGTCGCGGTGGCCGAACAGCGGCTCGGCGCGGCGCGCGGGCACGACGACTTCGTCCTGCTGTGGAACGAGGAGGGGCTCGGTGCCGCCCTCGTCATCAACGGGCGGCTGCACCGCGGCTTCACCGGTGGTGCCGGTGAGGTCGGCTTCCTGCCGGTGCCCGGCGTGCCCCTGGTCCGCCAGGTCACCAAGGCGAACGCGGGCGGATTCCAGGAGCTGGCGGGCGCGCAGGTGCTGTCCCGGCTGGCCCGGGAGCTCGGCATCGACGACGAGCTCAGCCGCGGCTCGGGCACCCATCACGAGGTCGCGGCCCGGCTGGTCGCCCGGGCCGCCGAGGCCGCGGAGTCGGGCGAGGACGGCCCGTACTCCCGGCTCCTCGATCTGTTCGCCACCGGACTCGCGACCGGTCTCGCCTCGATGGTCGCCGTGCTGGATCCGGAACTCGTCGTGCTGTCGGGCGAGTTGATCGCGGTCGGCGGGGAGCCGCTGCGCGGCCGGGTGGAGTCCGAGCTCATCGAGCTGGCGGCCTCCCGGCCCCGGCTGATCGTCGGTGACGTGACCCACCGCCCCGTACTGCGCGGCGCGCTGGAGAGCGCGCTCGCCACCACCCGCGACGAAGTCTTCGACACGTCGCGCTGA
- a CDS encoding beta-N-acetylglucosaminidase domain-containing protein encodes MRLRRRKQATAVAVAVLGGLLSTGTPAAVAAPSTPGTPAVTTPDRTDDGTLPAVWPRPQSIKAAGPSVALSTEVTLVADALADPYAADALRQILRDAGVRTVHESLPGRGPVIRLGGDGAQDALRTLRTPDRGDLPSGGYRIAVGRVAGRDTVAVDGVGEDGLYHGVQTLRQLIRDGGVAGVAVRDWPGTAVRGMTEGFYGQPWTREERLAQIGFMGRTKQNRYLYAAGDDPYRQARWRDPYPADRRADFRALAERARAEHVTLGWAVAPGQAMCMSSDDDVKALTKKLDAMWALGVRVFQLQFQDVSYSEWHCDSDADTFGRGPEAAARAQARVASKVAQHLADRHPGAEPLSVMPTEFYQDGSTDYRRALADELDERVQVAWTGVGVVPRTITGGELAGARATFRHPLVTMDNYPVNDYAQDRIFLGPYTGRDPAVAIGSAALLANAMEQPSASRIPLFTAADFAWNPKDYRPQESWQAAIDDLAGGDARTGAALRALAGNNATSVLGGDESAYLRPLLAAFWQSRTATDVTARDDAARRLREAFTVMRETPQRLKGLAGGGLDGEVRPWSEQLSRYGRAGELAVDLLQAQSRGDGAAAWRASLALEPVRKAAKASGATVGKGVLGPFLDRVRREADAWTGADRDTGTVTEAPGSHTVRLSRSRPVETVTVMTVPDSGAVAGATLEAHVPGEGWRSLGPVSASGWTQIPARGLRADAIRISWPLGGPSAPSVITGTMPPFVSGGPMGSGIAAGASGSAQGRAPRVRALVPWFGDEPAARLALVRGETDAEIGGGPQRVAARLAARRPAEVRGTLTAQAPEGIEVRVPKQTRVPRGSRTDVPVEITVPAGTPAGEYEVPFSFGEESSTLTVRAYPRTAGPDLVRTATVSSSGDETPDFPASAAADGDPDTRWSSPVEDGAWWQAQLPQSARVGRVVLDWQDAYASRYRIQVSADGRSWRTAATVRGGRGGHESVRMDAKDTRFIRVQGDARATEFGYSLWSVQAYAVAPTE; translated from the coding sequence ATGCGGCTCAGGCGCAGAAAGCAGGCAACGGCCGTGGCGGTCGCCGTGCTCGGCGGGCTGCTCTCCACGGGGACCCCGGCCGCCGTCGCGGCCCCCTCGACGCCCGGCACCCCCGCCGTCACCACCCCAGACCGCACGGACGACGGCACCCTGCCCGCCGTGTGGCCGCGGCCCCAGTCCATCAAGGCGGCCGGGCCCTCCGTAGCGCTCTCCACCGAGGTCACCCTCGTGGCCGACGCGCTCGCGGATCCGTACGCCGCCGACGCGCTCCGGCAGATCCTGCGCGACGCGGGCGTGCGCACCGTCCACGAGTCGCTGCCGGGCCGCGGCCCGGTCATCCGGCTCGGCGGCGACGGCGCCCAGGACGCCCTGCGCACGCTGCGCACCCCCGACCGCGGCGATCTGCCGTCCGGCGGCTACCGCATCGCGGTCGGCCGGGTCGCGGGCCGGGACACCGTCGCCGTGGACGGCGTCGGCGAGGACGGCCTCTACCACGGCGTGCAGACATTGCGTCAGCTGATCCGGGACGGCGGCGTCGCCGGGGTCGCCGTCAGGGACTGGCCGGGCACCGCCGTACGCGGAATGACCGAGGGTTTCTACGGGCAGCCGTGGACCCGCGAGGAGCGGCTGGCACAGATCGGCTTCATGGGGCGTACGAAGCAGAACCGGTATCTGTACGCGGCGGGCGACGACCCGTACCGGCAGGCCCGTTGGCGCGACCCGTACCCCGCCGACCGGCGCGCCGACTTCCGGGCACTGGCCGAGCGGGCCCGCGCCGAGCATGTGACGCTCGGCTGGGCCGTCGCTCCCGGCCAGGCCATGTGCATGTCGTCGGACGACGATGTGAAGGCGCTGACGAAGAAGCTCGACGCGATGTGGGCGCTGGGAGTGCGGGTCTTCCAGCTGCAGTTCCAGGACGTCAGCTACAGCGAGTGGCACTGCGACAGCGACGCCGACACCTTCGGCCGCGGCCCCGAGGCGGCGGCCAGGGCGCAGGCGCGGGTGGCGAGCAAGGTGGCGCAGCATCTCGCGGACCGTCATCCGGGCGCGGAGCCGCTGTCGGTGATGCCGACGGAGTTCTACCAGGACGGGTCGACCGACTACCGCCGCGCGCTCGCCGACGAGCTGGACGAGCGGGTCCAGGTCGCCTGGACGGGGGTCGGGGTCGTACCGAGGACCATCACCGGCGGGGAACTGGCCGGAGCGCGCGCCACGTTCAGGCATCCGCTGGTCACGATGGACAACTACCCGGTCAACGACTACGCGCAGGACCGCATCTTCCTCGGCCCGTACACCGGCCGGGACCCGGCGGTGGCGATCGGTTCCGCGGCGCTGCTCGCCAATGCGATGGAGCAGCCGTCCGCGTCCCGCATTCCGCTGTTCACCGCGGCCGACTTCGCCTGGAACCCGAAGGATTACCGGCCGCAGGAGTCCTGGCAGGCGGCGATCGACGATCTGGCGGGCGGTGACGCCCGCACCGGGGCCGCGCTGCGCGCGCTGGCCGGGAACAACGCGACGTCCGTGCTGGGCGGTGACGAGTCGGCGTATCTGCGGCCGCTGCTGGCCGCGTTCTGGCAGTCCCGTACGGCGACCGACGTCACGGCCCGGGACGATGCGGCGCGCAGGCTGCGGGAGGCGTTCACCGTGATGCGGGAGACCCCGCAGCGGCTGAAGGGCCTGGCTGGCGGGGGTCTGGACGGCGAAGTGCGGCCGTGGAGCGAGCAGTTGTCCCGGTACGGCCGGGCGGGCGAGCTGGCCGTGGATCTGCTGCAGGCCCAGTCGCGCGGCGACGGCGCTGCGGCGTGGCGGGCGTCGCTGGCGCTGGAGCCGGTGCGCAAGGCCGCGAAGGCGAGCGGTGCGACGGTCGGCAAGGGCGTCCTCGGCCCGTTCCTGGACCGGGTGCGCCGGGAGGCGGACGCCTGGACGGGCGCGGACCGCGACACCGGTACGGTGACCGAGGCTCCGGGCAGCCATACGGTCCGGCTGAGCCGGTCGCGTCCGGTGGAGACCGTGACGGTGATGACCGTTCCCGACAGCGGCGCGGTGGCCGGTGCGACGCTGGAGGCCCATGTGCCCGGCGAGGGCTGGCGGAGCCTCGGCCCGGTGTCGGCGAGCGGCTGGACCCAGATTCCGGCCAGGGGGCTGCGGGCCGACGCGATCCGGATCAGCTGGCCCCTCGGCGGTCCGTCGGCGCCCTCGGTCATCACGGGCACGATGCCGCCGTTCGTTTCGGGAGGCCCGATGGGAAGCGGTATCGCGGCCGGTGCCTCCGGCAGTGCGCAGGGCCGTGCCCCGCGGGTGCGCGCGCTCGTGCCGTGGTTCGGCGACGAGCCCGCCGCCCGGCTCGCTCTCGTACGGGGTGAGACGGACGCCGAGATCGGCGGCGGCCCGCAGCGGGTCGCGGCGCGCCTGGCCGCCCGGCGCCCCGCCGAGGTGCGGGGTACGCTCACCGCGCAGGCTCCCGAGGGCATCGAGGTGCGTGTCCCGAAGCAGACGAGGGTGCCGCGCGGTTCCCGTACCGACGTCCCCGTCGAGATCACCGTCCCGGCGGGCACCCCGGCCGGTGAGTACGAGGTGCCGTTCAGCTTCGGTGAGGAGAGCAGCACGCTGACCGTCCGGGCGTACCCGCGCACCGCGGGCCCCGACCTGGTGCGTACCGCCACGGTCTCCTCGTCCGGCGACGAGACCCCGGACTTCCCGGCGTCGGCCGCCGCCGACGGCGATCCGGACACCCGCTGGTCCTCGCCCGTCGAGGACGGCGCCTGGTGGCAGGCGCAGCTGCCGCAGTCGGCGAGGGTCGGCCGGGTGGTGCTGGACTGGCAGGACGCGTACGCCTCCCGCTACCGCATCCAGGTCTCCGCGGACGGCCGCAGCTGGCGCACGGCGGCGACCGTACGGGGCGGCAGGGGCGGGCACGAGTCGGTCCGGATGGACGCGAAGGACACCCGCTTCATCCGGGTCCAGGGCGATGCCCGGGCCACGGAGTTCGGCTACTCGCTCTGGTCGGTCCAGGCGTACGCCGTCGCTCCGACGGAGTAA